The sequence gctgctccgcctggcgtctggcattatggggttagtgcatcctaggactggttggtccggtgtcagaataatgtgactgggtgagacatgaagcctgtgctgcgacttctgccttgtgtgtggcgcacgttatatctcaaagcagcaccgccctgataattatggcccttcgtggtcggctgggcgttaagcaaacaaacaaacaaatacgcacatagacagacggacacacacacacacctttacaaacaaacacatatacacactcatacacacacaaacatacacacaaactcatgcacacacacattcacacacacacacacactctttcttcctctctctcagtctttcacacacacacacacacacacacaaatacacacacacacacacacacacacacacacacacacacaacacacacacacacacacaccccaagttacaccCATACGCAGATATGGACAGAccgacatacacacctttacaaacaaacactcatacacgcacacacatacacttatgcccacacacacacgagtacagacttatgcacgcgtgcgcacacacacacacaaacacacacacacacacacacacacacacacacacacacacgcaaatacacacacacaaacacacacacacacacacacacacacacacacacacacaaacagtaacactaacacatgtgcacacaagaGGCGttcgaagccttcaaggctcacgtaagaaatagacaaacagtaacacaaactcaatcactccgtcacacatacacacccacacacacacacacacacacacacacacacacacacacacacacacacacacacacacacacacacacacacacactaagcataggtgacactgtgcaagaaagcgagacactagatctgccaactagtctcggcctgctcacaataacaatgaccgagactttcagtaattccttcgcgtgacgtcgaaccctcttacgccataatgtgacgtcttcaaatgttaaagtttctatcacacacgtcaaacacttttgaccgagacgtaatcttcttatgcgagctttatccatatagactcggaaatgttaaagtttctatcacacacacacacacacacacacacacacacacacacacacacacacacacacacacacacacacacacacacacacacaagcacagacagacaaaagttagcatcgcataggctacacttaagtgagccaaaaatgaacacaaagacacacactgcgcgaaagagaaagactacagggaggcatgacgtcatgatgcattaattgacgtcaaagactttcgaccgtgacgtattcttcttacgcgagctttatccatagacttggaaactacggaatttctacccgtccaaagcggccttgggtggcgtttgctgaaaaaatgggggcgactattgcacccaccgtatttttgttagtatggtcccaatttttggtgaactttcatctccaactgtagcacgtagccgggcacaaagaatccttctttatcatgtattattcggtgtgcacatttctcaaatcgattacagtatagcgttcacgggatacctccagcttcgctgggataattttaattacaattttcagatttttaatgaccaaagtcattaattaatttttaagcctacatgctcaaatgcaataccaaagtccggccttcgtcgaagattgcttggccaaaatgtcaatcaatttcattgaaaaattaaggtgtgacagtgccgcatcaacttttacaaaaagccggatatgacgtcataaaagacatttatcgaaaaaattgaaaacaaagtttggggatatcatattcaggaactctcatgtaaaatttcataaagatcggtccagtagtttggtctgaatcgctctacacacacacgcgcacagacacacacacacacacacacatacaccacacacacacacacacacacacacacacacacacacacgcacacacacacacacacacacaccacgaccctcgtctcgattcccccctctatgttaaaacatttagtcaaaacttgactaaatgtaaaaaaaaaaagggggggggggggtggcacatttatttttgttgttaaaatattgtaaccaacaaaccaaccgactaaacaaacacacacgcaagcaaacaagcaagcaaaaagGTAAAGGTAGTACCATAACCATCAAATTCCCTGGCTGCCTTCGCCTTCCCCGGCCTTAAACAGGGTCATGTACATAGAGCGCTTGGTTATTTGTATTCACCCCGAGAGGGGGTTGATCCCCGAACTCCAACGTAAGAGACCAACATGTACCACTACAACACCCCGGCAAGCACTCTTACCAGTGTACAACGCCCTGGCAAGCACTCTAACCACTACAACACCCTGGCAAGCACTCTAACCACTACAACACCACGGCAAGCACTCTAACCAGTGTACAACACCCTGGCAAGCACTCTAACCACTACAACACCCTGGCAAGCACTCTAACCACTACAACACCCCGGCAAGCACTCTAACCAGTGTACAACACCCTGGCAAGCACTCTAACCACTACAACACCCCGGCAAGCACTCTAACCACTACAACACCCCGGCAAGCACTCTAACCACTACAACACCCCGGCAAGCACTCTAACCACTACAACACCCCGGCAAGCACTCTAACCACTACAACACCCCGGCAAGCACTCTAACCACTACAACACCCCGGCAAGCACTCTAACCACTACAACACCCTGGCAAGCACTCTAACCACTACAACACCCCGGCAAGCACTCTAACCACTACAACACCCCGGCAAGCACTCTAACCACTACAACACCCTGGCAAGCACTCTAACCACTACAACACCCTGGCAAGCACTCTAACCACTACAACACCCCGGCAAGCACTCTAACCAGTGTACAACACCCTGGCAAGCACTCTAACCACTACAACACCCCGGCAAGCACTCTAACCACTACAACACCCCGGCAAGCACTCTAACCACTACAACACCCCGGCAACCACTCTAACCACTACAACACCCCGGCAACCACTCTAACCACTACAACACCCCGGCAACCACTCTAACCACTACAACACCCCGGCAACCACTCTAACCACTACAACACCCCGGCAACCACTCTAACCACTACAACACCCCGGCAACCACTCTAACCACTACAACACCCCGGCAAGCAAAcgaagaaaagaacaaacaacTGTGTCACAAACTTACTGTTCTGGTTTATATATCGTGTCGTCATAGTCATCATCGCAAGAATTCTCAATGTCCACTGACATGCGTTTAGATGGCGTCACTGTTACGACAAAGAATACAAAATATTGACTTAaatgtaataataatattagTCACAGTTCTTCTCGAGTAAACAATTCGAattaccatctcagatctagccAGGATTTTACAAGAGATAAGGTCAATCTTTCACTTGCACACATACCCAAAATTGACATCCCGACTGACTCCTTTGTACAGTTTATTATTAGTAtaaacaaatgtaaaaaaacaaacagtaaTTGCAGATTTACCTGGtctaaacaaaaaatatatcTTGTATAGTTTTGCAACTCTCACACATTTTTTGATTCTCTTTTCTCAAATTAACGATGTATCCCCACAAACTGCGTCATCTCACTctacccaacccccccccccccccccacccctgccaccccacccctccccccatgTTCAAACTTACCGGGGCCTTTTATAACGTCAGCGCCGCTCAGCGATAGCATGCTTTCCTGCCTCTCCAGGTTGTTGGCATTGCTGTTGGAGCCCTTGTTAGTGCGCTTCCTCAGCaccccatccctccccccatgTTCAAACTTACCAGGGCCTTTTATAACGTCAGCGCCGCTCAGCGATAGCATGCTTTCCTGCCGCTCCAGGTTGTTGGCATTGCTGTTAGAGCCCTTGTTTATGCGCTTCTTGAGCAGACTGGCCTTGCGCGCCATGCGGGAGAGGGTGGAGGAGGAGTTGGAAGTGGGGATGGAGTGGCTCTtatggcttttctcctgtatgtggaTCTTCCACGTGGCTGTGGAGTTGAACGACGGGTCTGCTGCGTGGCATCTCCATAAACACTGTACAACACAAAtatttgtgagaaaaaaaattctgaaaatgtacagaacaATTTTGTAAAACTGCTGTGTGACATCTTCATAAAGACTGGTTGACGAAAGTAAAGAAAACATACAGTggaaaattaaagaaaatccaCGGGACTGTTAATGAGAACTAATGGACAATTCCGGAAAATCTGAAAACTCATGAAAAATATGAGAAACAAATTGACAATGTATACACTGGAGGTGCTCAGAGAGTGGTTCTTCTCCTGTATGTTGATCTTCCATGTGACTGTTGAGTTAAACGACGGGTCTGCTGTGTGACATCTCCATAAACACTGGAAGACGAGagttaagaaaaacaaataATGAAAATTTGTGGAAAATTCTGGAAAATCTGAAAACTTATGAAAAATATGAAATAAAATAGACTCTCTATACATTGGTGGTGCTCAGAGAGTGGTTCTTCTCTTGTATGTTGATCTTCAACGTGGCTGTTGAGTTAAACGACCGGTATGCTGCGAGACATGTCCATAAACACTGGAAGACGAGAGTgaagacaaaatgaaaaaaaataaacaatattTATACACTGGAGGTGCGCAGAGAGTGGTTTTTCTCTTGTATGTGGATCTTCAACGTGGCTGTGGAGTTGAACGGCGGGTCTGCTGCGTGACATCTCCATAAACACTGGAAGATAAGagtacagaaaaaaaaaattaaacaagtctTCGGGAATATTAGGGAAGAACTGATGGAAAGTTCTGgaaaattatgaaaaaaaaagaagaaaactcaTGACAATTTAAAAATTGGAGGTGCGCACAGAGTGGTTTTACGTGGATCTTCCACTTCGGTGACGAGTTGCACGACGGATCTACTGCGTGACATCTCCATAAACACTCGAGAGACAGCTACAGATGCATAGCTTACCTGTATAAGGGAAGCCGCCGTAGGAATCTGTCTGTTgaagtgtttctgtctctgtttctgttgaACTTTGAGGGCAAACCCTGATCCCAGAATACCCTGTAATACGAGCAACATATGAGATTAAATTCATGAATTAACTTAGCAATTCGGGTCTCATAGGAAACGATCATAACAATCAACTTAAATTGATCGTCTGTCAATAAATACTGGTAAGTTCTAAGAAACTGTTTTAACATTTGACAGCATTTAATTCTGCAACTCACACAGACGGACattgaaacacagacacagaaacagacatatatacgagagagagagagagagagagagagagagagagagagagagagagagagagagagagagagagagagagagagagagagagagagaggaacagagagagagagaaagagagatcttcttcttcttcttcttggcgttcgcagaggttaaaggcacagtaagcctcccgtaaaccatcacagagctccccgagcgtctaaatacagtacaagcatacttccatttgaacgctcaccgaacgggaacatcctggctgctttctgtcgagcgtgagacattttccaagaatttattttcgtggacttggtcctctacaacaatggcgcctcgttttggtgctagacctaacttttaaaatctaaataataaattgacagcttgttacacaaacattctttaatcataaaagaattcgtttttcatcaagacaagatcagaacaattcgaagttgtgaaagtttaaaaaaagaaaagcccggaagcagggtcacgcaagggtcgtggcagacgacggttttatcagtgcaaatcgccgttcctctcaacagtcaaaaagTCTCTGgccagagttcttgtgaaccacagccgttgtttcgtgcataaaaaacgtgcttttgtagataagctcacgtcgagtcgcattcacatgactaactatgacgactgcattgtgaaaagggaaaactggatcacacgggttcacgatggctcaggggtaagataaaccacgcaaaaataaattctttgaaaattgttcgctctttacggagggcacctaggatgttctcaattggtgagtgtttaaatgaaagggtgtttgtactgtgtgtaaaagcctgaccgtatctgtgatggtttacgggaggcttactctgcctttacacaatcagtccagcactggtgataaatgttgtcgttttctccaactcctgtcgactgccgtatagtttggtctgcaagggagttggtgacggccacacttcttttcgttcctcatctagtaaggagagagagagagagagagagagagagagagagagagagagagagagagagagagagagagggagagataacaagagagagagcgagggagagatagcaagagagagagggagaaagagagagagagagataacaagagagagagagagagagagagagagagagccgagagagagagataatagagacagaaacagagacagagactgatggacagacagaaagagacagacagaaagagacagacagaaagagacagagacatagactaatggacagacacagagagacagagacacacaaaccgACTTACTGCTGGGAGGGCAAAAAATGAAATGGCGAAGACTGAGAAACAGGATGCGACGATTCTCCCCATCCATGTTTTGGGTACTGTGTCCCCATATCCTATTGTTGTGACTGTAATCTGAAACAGACAATTAGCAAATAATTAAATTATAAACAAGAGAAGAATCATATCCTTTAATGGATAAATAATTGAAAGTTTGGACAAGGAAAGGGCTGATTCTGAAATTAAATGTAGAATAAAAAACACACAGGAAGAAATAAAGAGTTACAGAAGGATTCAAACaatcaattaaaaaaatgaatgaAGGAAAAAAGGAATAAATGAACGAATCAATCGAAACTTCAATTCATCAATCATCACAgaccggcacagttggcctagtggtaaggcgtccgccccgtgatcgggaggtcgtgggttcgaaccccggccgggtcatacctaagactttaaaattggcaatctagtggctgctccgcctggcgtctggcattatggggttagtgctaggactggttggtccggtgtcagaataatgtgactgggtgagacatgaagcctgtgctgcgacttctgtcttgtgtgtggcgcacgttatatgtcaaagcagcaccgccctgatatggcccttcgtggtcggctgggcgttaagcaaaaaaaaaaaaaaaaaaaaaaaatcatcacaGTCAGTGAGTGAGATTTGAATGGAATAGAAGCAGCACTGAGCCATCGTATTGCTGAATGCATAATTCATATATACTTATACAAGATTCCATTTACATTTCTAAattatgatttaaaaaaaacactacagaaagaaagagcaaatgaaaaaagagttaaaaagaaagatagaaaaatACCTCCTCTtcccttgtaaaaaaaaaaggaagaaagaaagaaaggacagaaacagacaatgcacAAAGAACTGCAACCACGTTTTCAGCACGTTGTAATACGAACCATGCTTACCTCCCCTGACTTGACTGTACATGGTTTCAGTACGTTCGTTCTTCTTCCCTCAAAactataaatattttttttttaatataaaataAATAGCACTTACCACGCCCCACCAGAGGGCGTCTGCATAGCTGGTGAAGTCCTCCCCGTTGTCTTTCTCGGCGAGGTAGACGAAGTATGAGGAAAAGATGAGGCCTAGAAACCCTATGTACAGTGTGGTAATCAATTcctgcacacacacgaacattcAATTCACACAGTCATTTGCACCAATTGATGTGTCTGATATGATACGGATTGTATGTTAAAGAACGGAACAAAGAAATGCACATGATTACTAAGCTAATGATtagggtaagggggggggggggggggtaagcagTTAACATAAAAAAGAAACTAATAACCGTCCGGTTACAACTGACCGCTGGTTCCAATACTAAATTTTGTACAGAATGTTACCAACAGGACGTTTCCTGTTTTTGCGGAAATTAATTGATACGCCATTATGTCCGCTACGTAATGAAGCAGAAGATACAATATCTCACATGTTATGGCAGTGTGTGAAGATTCAGGATTATTGGTCTGATGTACTTACATGGTTGACTAAAAATTTTGCCCACTGTCATGGAGTGCATTTCTCGTTAGAGCTGATTGTGTGTGGTATAAATATACATTTAATTGATATTCAGACAGAATTTTGGATGTATTTATTTTGATTGCTAAATACACTGTTTTTGGGGGCAAAATTACAAGGGAGAGAACCTACTGTCCCAGCCTTTGTAAATTACGCGAACAATTGGTTTGAGGCAGAAAAAT is a genomic window of Littorina saxatilis isolate snail1 unplaced genomic scaffold, US_GU_Lsax_2.0 scaffold_932, whole genome shotgun sequence containing:
- the LOC138955255 gene encoding potassium voltage-gated channel subfamily KQT member 1-like — translated: RTFHVHRGVRFLQILRMLHVDRQGGTWRLLGSVVYIHRQELITTLYIGFLGLIFSSYFVYLAEKDNGEDFTSYADALWWGVITVTTIGYGDTVPKTWMGRIVASCFSVFAISFFALPAGILGSGFALKVQQKQRQKHFNRQIPTAASLIQCLWRCHAADPSFNSTATWKIHIQEKSHKSHSIPTSNSSSTLSRMARKASLLKKRINKGSNSNANNLERQESMLSLSGADVIKGPVTPSKRMSVDIENSCDDDYDDTIYKPEQLTDGHKLLIRVIRKIKFFVARRKFAQARKPYDVRDVIEQYSQGHLNMMVRIKELQRRLDQTLGKPAYQGNTRDRERTTLCARVARVESQVSKMDVKLDQALILLNMIATQKDASRQNSIETTDLS